DNA from Algisphaera agarilytica:
GTCGAAGTCGGCCAGCGGGATGTCGAGCCACTGCTCGTTGCGCTGCAGCTGCGCCTCGACGCTGCTGAGCGAGCTGAGGTACTCGTCCATCTTCGCTTTATCCTGGCTGCCGAGGTGGCGCGACAGGCGTTTGCTGTCTTCGAGCACCAGGTCGACGATCTTTTGGCCCTGCTGCAGGCTCTTGCGTCGGTCTTCGGTGGTCCCGCCGCCGTTGGGCGAGAAGTATCGCTCGAAGATGTCGCGTTGCCGGTGTTCGGAGGGGATCGGGTTGCCCGACAGGTCGAACGACAATGTGCTGATGCGCGACTTGTAGCCCACACCGCCGTCGGTCGACAGCGCGAGGAAGGGGTAGCGCGTGTGCGGCGCGAGCGCCTGCGCCGCGACCTGGTCGACCGAGACCTGGTTCATGTATCGGCTGCCGCGGAGGTCGCCGCCGGTAAGCCAGGTGTCACCCGCGATGTGCCCGAGCACGCTGCGGCTGTTGGGGTGGCTGAGCCCACCGAGGATCGAGAGTTTGTCGCGGTGCGGCTCAAGCGGTTCGAGTGTTTTGGTGAAGGTGTAGTCCTTGCCCGAGCCGCGGGGGAACCAACTCCAGTCCGCGCGGTGCGGGCTGTCTTCGGGGGGCAGGCCCACGCCGTTGGGGAAGTACACAAAGCACATCCGCTTGGGCGCCCCCGCCGCGGAGGCCGACGCCACCGCCGGTGCCCCCATGCACTCGAGGTACGGCAGCATGCAGGACACGCCCACCCCCTTGAGGAACGTCCGTCGATTCAGTTGCCAGGGCTTGCGGGACATGACGCGGTCTCCTTAATGCTGGGTAAACGAATCGCTTAGCACGATGTGCTCGAACACACTGCGGAAGGTGTAATCGTCGCCCTTGACCGCGGCAACGATGTCGTTGATCTCTTCTTCGTCGGCAAACGTGACGTTTCGGCCCAGGGCGTAGGCGTAGAGATGCTCCACCAGAGCCTTGGTGAAGTGGTCGCGCTTGGCCATGAGCACGTAGTTCTTGATGCCGGTGACGCCGCGGACCTCGATGCCGTCGGGCAGGGTCGACGTGGAATCGACGCGCTCGCCCTGCACCTGCTCGCGGAATCGGCCGACGGCGTCATAGTTCTCAAACGCCACGCCGTAGGGGTCGATCTTCAGGTGGCAATCGACGCAGGACGCCTTGTCGCGGTGCAGCGCGAGCTGCTCCTTGAGCGTGAGGTTCTCGAAGCCGGGCGTGTCGGGGTCCAGCTCGGGGACGTTCGGCGGCGGCGGCGGCGGCGGGTCGCCCAGGATCTTTTCCTTCAGCCAGACCGCCCGCTTGATCGGGTGGCCGTCGGTGCCGTCGGAGTGGCCGGTGAGGAAGGCACCCTGGGACAGCAGGCCGCCGCGGTGCATCGACGGCAAAATCTCGACACGGCGGAAGTCGTGGCCTTTCACGCCCTCGATGCCGTAGAACTCCGCGAGGTTCTGGTTGAGCATCGCGAAGTCCGAGTCGATGAAGTTCATGATGCTCAGGTCGTTGACCAGCACCTCGTGCATGAAGTGGTAGGTTTCCTCGGCCATGTCCGCCTTCACGAATCGCGTGAAGTCCGGGTAGCGCCGGACATTGGTGTTCATCTCGCGCAGCCGGTCCACGCGCAGCCACTCCTCGGAGAACCGCCGGACCATCCGCCAGGCCTTAGGGTCCTGCACCATGCGTTCGATCTGAGCGGGCAGCTCGTCACGCAGCCGGCCTTCCTGAGCCAACCGACTCAACTCGGCGTCCGGCGGAGAGTCCCACAAGAAGTACGCGAGCTTCGACGCCATGTAGTGCGGGTCGATCCACGGGCCCCGATCCTCGTCAACCTCTTCGTCGGCCTCGAACACGTACAGGAAGTTCGGCGAACACAGGATCGCGACCAGGACTTCCTTCACGCCGTCTTCGTAACGGTCGTAGTTGCCCTCGATGTTGCGCCAGAAGTCGAGGTACACCTCGACCTCCTCGGCGGCGAGTTCACGACGGAACGCACGCTCGGCGAAGGCCCCTACCACTTCACGGGTGTACGCCTCCTCGTCGCTGCGATTCGGCGAATCGAAGAAGATCTGCGTGTGGCTCGCGGGGGGCCACTGCGCGTAGGCCGGGGTTTTGAGTTCGAGCGAATGGACCATCAGCGGCGGGCCGGACTGGCTGCTGTGTTTGACCAGGAAGTCGTTCCACAAGCCGATGACCATCATGTTCGAGAACGAGTCCGAGCTCGCGTTGGGGTCGAACACGGGGGTGGGCAGGTTCTCGAAATAGCCTTGGAATTCATACGTTTCGGGCTCGCCGGGCGGCGCGGTGACTGTGCGGACGGCGTCGAACGTGGCGTAGTCCATGCCGTCGTCGGTGCGCGTGCCGGCGTAGGCCCGCAGCGACGGAGTGGAGTCGCCGTAGGCCTTGCGGTTCTTCTCCGCTTCCTTCATCAACGACTTGTAGGCCTGGTGGTTTTCGGGCAACGGCGTCAGGCGGACTTCCTTGAACCCGACAAAGAACGGCCCGCCGACCATCAGCAGATACTCCTTCTGCTTCAGGTAGACGAGGCTCACCGCCTCGGTGATCTCGCCCGCCTCGCGCAATTCGTCGGGCAGGTCCAGGCGTTCCTGTTTGCGGAAACGCCAGTCGAAAACAAACCGATACGACGGCATCGCGTCCTGCCCGGCGTAGGGGTGGACAAAGTCGAGCTGATAGAAGCCCGCCTTGGGCACCTCAAACCGGTAGTCCGCCCGGGAGTCGGCCGCCACATCGATCGGGCGGAGCCAACCCTCGGCGTCGATCTCGAGGTTGTCCAGCTCGAGGTAGTCCTCGGCCCGGACGATCAACGAATCCTCACGCACCGCCGCGGGCTCGGGGTTGCGCAGGGTGACAAAGCCCTCCTTCGCCGCGGGCGTGATCTCACCACGCGACGCCTTCACCCGGAAGACGAACGGGCCTTCCTCCGGAAAGATGTCTTTGATCAGGATCTTGAGGTTGGGCGACGGGCCCTGCCACGACTTGGGGCGTCTTTCACGGTGCGGGAGGGCGCCGTAGAGGTTGATGCCTTTTTCCGTGACGCTGAAACGGTCCGAGCCCGAGCCCCGCATCCCCAGCCCGATCTTGTTTTGGATGCGCTCGACACCCTCGCCGGCCATGGGCTGGCCGTTGACGTCGAGTACCTCGACGGTGATGTCGTCCGACGAAACCGGGACGGATTGATACCCGCCGAACTGAGCGCCGGGCAACTCTTTCCCCGAGTTTTTCGCGATGTTCACCCGCCAGCGCTGTGCCTCGGGCTGGTCCCCGAACACGATGGCCTTGTCCAACGCCTCGCGCGCGATCTGCTGGTAGTACTCGATGTGCAGCGGCGAGGCCTGCAACGTCTCGGCGTTGTTGGTGAAGCCCATCTCCGACTTGGCGTCGGGCGGCAGCGTCTGCCCGAAGTCGATCGGCAGGCCCAGGAGCTCGTTCAACGAGTGGGTGTACTGCGCCCGGGTCAGGCGACGGAACGCCGGCTTGTCTTCACTCCGCCGAGCCTTCGCGGCGATCGCCAAAGACTCGGTCATCCAATCCACCAGGCGACGGCGTTCGTCTTCGTTTGGCTGCGACTTGCCCTTGGGCGGCATCTCGCCGGAGTTGATCATGTCCAAGACCGACCGCCAGCTCTCAGCATCGGGGCCGTGGACCATGTCCCAGTCCAACCCATCCAGACGCACATCGCCCTTCTGCTTGTCCTCGCCGTGGCAGCCGTAGCAGTACTTGGCCATCGTCGGCTGAATGTGATCGACAAACATCTGCGCATCGATCAACGAGTTCTGCGTCGCGGCCAGCTCGAGCACGTCCTCCTGCTCGCCTTCCTCGTCTTGTCCGATTCCGAGGTAGCGTTGCAGCGTCTCGGGCATGTACGCGGTGAGGTAGTCCGAGCCGTGCGTTAGCGAGCCGCCGAAGTGGCCGGCCAAAGACAACAGCGCGACATTGACCAGCAGCAACGGCCGATACAACCAGATCCAGCCGTGACGATCCAGACTGACACGCCGCAGATACAACAGCCACACCGCCAGGATCGCAGTGCCCCACCCCAGCCATTGGTGCTGCGACAGCAGGCTCTCCCGATACCCGCCACTCGAGGCCAGCAGAAACCCCGCCAGCACCGCCGGCACCGCACTCAACACCGACACCCACAACACGATCCGGCAGGCGATGTCGAGGTTCCACTTGGATCGAACCAGATTCAACAGCTCCAACAACGCCAACACGAACATCGCGCCGATCGGCATGTGCAGGACCAGCGGGTGGAACCGTCCGAGAAAATGTACCCAGCCGATCTCGTGAGACTCGGCCGGACGTAATAGCAGCGGCACGCATAGGGCGCACGTCAATGCGATCGAGAATATCAGGTGAGACTTCATAGAATCTCTGGCGAGGGGCGGGGCTGCAAACGGCTAAAAACGCAGTAGAAAACGAGTGCAGAACCAAAAAGCACGGCTCAACGCCGCGCTCGAAAACAAAATCCCATCTTAATCGGTACTAATTCATTTACTATGAAGAGAACCGTCAAATTTATGTCTTATTCCGCGAACTATTTGCCCAACAATATTCGGCATTCTGCCAGGAATCTGCCGTCACCCCCGTGAAGATGACCGCACGGGCCGCGGCTCAGCCTTCCAACGTCCAGCCGTCGCGGTAGGGCTTGGTCAACAGCGCGTTCGCGTCGGGGAAGTTGGTCACGACACCGCTCTTGCCGTCGTATTGCAGCTCTTCGCCCGCCCGGAAGGCGGCGAGGCCCAGGCACATGCTCTCGATCATGTTGGCGCTGTACTCAAAGTTGCACGCGGTGTTCTTCGGATCGCCCTCTTTGCAGGCCCGGGTCCACTGCTTCTGGAAGTTGCCCAAGGGCTCGATCAGCTCGGGTTCGGGACGCGGGGCGAAGTGGGTCATGTCGGTGACCTTCCCGTTGGGGATCAGCAGCCGGCGGGAGAAGTCGGCGACCACAAAACCCTTGTCGCCTTTGAACATCGCCCCGTGGTCGATCTTGTTCAGGTCGATCCACGGCGAAGGCGAGCTGGGCATCGCGCCGCCCTGGAACCACGTGCAACGGATGGGGCCACGCCAATCGTTGGCGGGGAAGTTCATCGAGGTGCGTAGCTGCACCGGCGTGACCTCGGGGTTGAACGCCTCGTCCGAGCTGGACTTGATGCTCGTGGGCAGGTCGGCGTCGATGACGTTCCAGACCAGGTCCATGGTGTGGCTGCCCATGTCGCCCATCTGTCCGATACCGAAGTCCCAGTACATGTTCCAGTTCAGGCAGTTCGCGCCGGGTCGGCCTGAGAAATACTCGGGGTGGTATGGGTGCTCGGGTGACGGGCCGAGCCAGAGGTCCCAGTCGATGTGGCTGGGGATGTCGTGTCCGCCGGGCAGGTAGCCGGGCTTGGGGATCTGGCGGTTGCCCCAGGCGTAGACCTCTTTGAGTTCGCCGACGCCGCCGTCGTGGATGAGCTCGCGGAGGCGGTTGAAGTTGGGCATGGCGTGTCGCTGCATGCCGACCTGGGTGGCGAGTTTGTCCTGCTTGCCGAGGTAGGTCTCGCGGACCGTACGGGCCTCGTGGACGGTGATCGCCAGGGGCTTTTCCATGTAGACGTGCAGGTCGCGGTTGAGCGCCCAGTTGGCGATGAAGGCGTGGGTGTGGTCGGTGGTGCAGCAGAGCACCGCGTCGAGGCCGGGGTGGTCCAGGGCCTTGCGCCAATCCTTGTACACGGCGGCGTTGGGGAACTGCTCCAGCGCAAAGGCGATCGACTTCTCGTTGACATCGCAGACCGCGACGACGTTTTCATCTTTGAGCGTGGCGTAGTGCGCGCCCGCTCGGCCGTGGGCGCCGATCAGCGCGACGTTGAGCCGATTGTTGGCACCGACCGCGCCGTGTGCCGAACGCCCCGTACCCAGACCGGGCATCACCGCAAGCCCGGCCCCGGCAGCCAGACCTGCACGCAGTAAATCACGACGACCGATGGCGGGAGTTTCAGAGGGTTTCATGGATGCACTCTTCCGGGAAAATGAAAAAAACAGAAGCGGTGGTGGATACACAAATCAAACGCAGCAGTCTCGAGACGCGAAACGAATCAACCTAAAAACGCGTCGCACTGCCGATACGCGTTAATCACCCGGAGTTCGCCTTCTTTGCCGTCGACGCTGTTGCCGTGCTCCATGCCGACGATTCCCTTGAAGCCCCGGCGGTGCAGGTCGGCAAAGACGTTGAGGTAATTGATCTCCCCGGTGCCGGGCTCTTTTCGCCCCGGGTTGTCGCCGACCTGGATATACGCGATGTGCTTCCACGCCTTCTCCATGTTGGGGATCAGGTTCCCCTCGGTGATCTGCTGGTGGTACAGGTCGTCGAGGATCTTGCAGCTCGGCGAGTTCACCGCTTCGCAGATCGCATAGGCCTGGGGGATCTTCGTGAGGAAGAGGCCCGGGTGGTTGGTCCAGGGGTTGAGCGGCTCGAGCACCATCACCAGCCCCTCGGGCTCGCAGACCTCGGCCATGGCGCGGAGGCAGTCCACCACGTTGGCGGTCTGGTAGTCCCACTCCAGGTTGTTCACGAACTTGCCGGGCACGATCGTGCACCACTTGGCGTTCACCCGCTTGGCCACCTCGACCGCTTCGCGCATCTGCTGCTGCAAAAACGCCCGCGCCTCGCTGCCCCCATTCACATAGAGACCGTCTTTGAAACCGGCGTGGGCGACAAACACCCCCATGGTCATGCCCAGCTCGCTCATAGTCGCGGCGATCTTCTCCTGGGTCGCCACGTCCCGCTTCATCATGCCGTTGTCTTCCCAGGCACGGAAGCCGAGGCTGTGGGCAAACTTGAGCTGGTCGATCAGGTCGTCGCCGGCGTGGTGCTTGAACATGCCGAAGTGCGGGGCGTAGAGCAGATTGAACGGCTCGGTCGGCAGCGCATCCACGCTGCTGGGAACTTCACCCGTCGCGGAAACCGCAAGCCCTGCGGTGGAAGCGAGACCCGCCGCAAGAAAACCGCGTCGATCAATCATGTTCGTGAACTCCAAACGAAAAGAAAAGCGAAACAGAAAATCAGAATTGAGCACAACCACGATGTAAACGCGGCCGAGGCCGAGTGCGCGTTGTGGCTATACATTTTAGTTTTCGTCCGGACCGTGTCTATGACTTCAAACCGCTATCCCATGTCTCATTCCGTGATGGCCGATTCTCGGGATTTGATGGCCGATCGTGGTGGTCGAAAAAGGCGGGCGTACCTCGACCAAGCCATGCGATGGGGATGCCTCACGGGGTAACCGATGATTGGGAATTGTGCCCTGGGACAAAAGACGTTTTACGACCGATGTGAGACCGGATCAGTCGAGCCGATCGATCTGCTGCCGGGCCCACTCCACCCAGACTTCGCGCTCGTCGTTGTCGGCGATCTGCCAGAGCTGCTGCCGGAGACGTGCGTCGTCGTCGCCGCGCTTCACCCGGGCCCGCACCAGGTTGGTCAGGTAGTCGGGGTCGTCGGGGTTGAGCGCGATGGCGGCTTCGTACTGCTTGACCGCGTCGTCCAGCCGGAGCCCGATCTCCATCACCAGGCCGAGGTTGTTCGCCGGCTCGGGGCGGAAGGGCATGAACTCGATCGCCCGCTGAAACGAGATCGCCGCGTCTTGCAGCCAGTCTTGCTGGTAGTAGATCTTGCCGAGGTTGTTGTGGGCCGGGCCGTGACGCGGGTCGGACTCGATCGCAAGGAGGAAAAACTTCTCGGCTTCTTCCAGGTCCTGCAGGTGCACCGCCTGAACGCCGCGCTCAAACGACGACTGCGCCGCCTGCGGATCGCCCGAGAGCTCGACCACTACCTGACGCGACGAGGCGTTCGACGACGAGCTGCACCCGATCGACACGAGCAGCCCCCCCGCCACCAGAAGAAGCAGACCCGACCGGACAACCGTGTTCGTGGAGATTTGTTTCAAGGCTGGCTTCCTGATGAATCGAGGACCTCGGCTTCGATGCGCCACGACTCGACGCCGGGCGAACCGGGGACGGGCGAGTCGCTGGACCGAAGCACAAGCGTGGTGACACGGTTGGCCTGGCCCGAGCCCTCCGACAACGCGTGCAGCGCTTCGACGGCCGGCCGCAAGGCGACTGGGCTCAAGACCATACGGTACGAGACCGCCCCCGAGCGGTCGAGCCGAGGCGTGACCGACCGCAACGACGACAGGGACAACTCGCTTTGGTTCAGCGCCGCTTCGATGCGCGGGATGAAGCCGGTCTGGGCCAACCCCTCCACCGCGCCGCCCGACTCGACGCCCGTGCGCACCAGCCGCAGACGCTCCACGAGCTGCATGCCTTCATCCAGATCGCGTTCGGCGCGCCCGGCCTGGTCACGGGCGTTCTGGTGAAAACCATAGGCCACCACCAACACCACGACCCCGAGCAGTGCGATCGTCAGCGGGATGAACGGTTTGAATCGGCTCATCGCGTCCCTCCCGCGTTGGCGTTTCGGGGCTGGGTATTCACCTGGATTTCAAAGCGGGTTTGGCCGGACGGCATCACCTGCGTGGTCGGCGGCAGCACGCCACCCGCGGCGACCACCGCCGGGTGATCCGCCACGCTTTGGGCGATCGTGTCGATCATGCCGAACGACTTGGTCTCGCCCACCAGACGGATCGAGCTGACATCCGCGGAGATTTCGTCGAGTTCGTAGCCGCCTTCATCCGGTAGCCGTTGCACGAGACCCAGCACGTCTTCCAAAGCGTCGCGTCCGCCCTGCGCTCCGTCCGATGTCGCCAGCACAGCAGCCTCGCTGCGCAGACGGGGAAGCACGACACTCGGGGCGCGTTGGTCGGGGAAGAGCTGCTTGAATTCATCGCGGAGCTGATCGTTTGCGTTGTCCGCCCGCTGCTGTTGTTGCCCGCCCATGACAAAGAACAGCGCCGCCAATCCCCACGCCACCAGGCCCGCCGCTGCGATCGCCGGTGTCCAGACGCGCAGCGCCCGGGCCTCATCCGCCGCGCTCGGCAAGAGGTTCAACGGCAAACCCGCATCACCCGCCAAGACCTCGGTCGCGTGACGCATCGCCGCGTGATACCCCGCTTCGGGCGCGGTGGATTCCGAGCCGTCGGCCAACCCCGAGCCCGTCGGCATCAGCGCATCGTCCACGCCAAACGCTTCGCCCGCCGAGCCCTCGGCCTGCCCCAACACGCGGGCAACCTCTTCCGCTTCCGCCGGCACAAAACGCCAGTGTTCAAGCTGCCCCTCGGCATCAAACACCAGATGGTCCACGCCCGCCGGGTGATTCTGCACCACCACGCCCCCGCTCCGCTCCGATCGAGCCGCCGCGGTCAGCATCGCCGTGGGCGTCACTCCCTTCACCTCAAACCCCAAACCTTCCAACGCCTCAGCCCACGGTTGCCAAGTATCATTGCGTGCCGCCACCGCCAGCGCCGTCGGGCGGTGCGCCCCCACAAACGTCACGCTTAGCGTCTCCAAGTCGTCCGGGAGTTTGCCTTCGAGGCGGTAACGAAGCGCTTCTTCACGACGCCAGCGCGGCAGGTCCTCGGTCGGCAACTCCGCGGCGTAGCACAGCGTGCTGCCCAGGCCCAACACGATCGGCGATGGCGCGAGGCCGTTGTCCATCAGCCATGATTCGATGGCGGCGCGATCCGGTTCCTCATCCACCCACGACAGCCGTTCGAGCCGGGTCATGCCTTCCAGACGGATGCCGAAAACCAGTTCCCGGTCTTCGACAAACACCGCGATGATCTGCTCGGGATTGCTCATCATCGCCCCCCCGACTGCGCTTCGATGCGCTTGCGTTCGGTCTGGAGCTTGATCGAGCGGCCGTTCACGGAGAGGGTGGCTTGGCCGTCGCTCACGGATTCGACCCGTGCACCGCCGGGCAACTCTTCGCCGGGCTTGGCCACGACCAAGCGGTCACGGCCATCGATAAACAGCCCTTCCGGCTCGCCCTGCGACGGGATCAAGGTGCCCAGCAATTTGATCGAGCGGACTTCGATCGGCGGCAACGACACCGGGGTCGGCGGCGGCGCGGGGGCCTGCCCGCCTTGAAGACGCAGCGTGTCGAGACGCTCGAGCTGCTCCGCGGACAACGCCGTGGAGGTTGGCGTCACCACCACCGGCGACGTGCTTCCGCCCGTTACGGACCCGGGTTGTGCGGCCTCGCTCTGCGCACCACGCCACACCGTCCAGCCCCCGAAGCCCCCGGCGACGAGAATCACCAGCGCCAGGCCGCGGGCGAGAAGTTGTTGCAGGGATGGGGTCATGAATGAATCGTTCCGTGGATATCCAACCTATCGGCCGAGCGGGCCGAAAAAACTTACCAACGCAGTTCGTAGTCGCCGCCCCGCCGGTTGCCCTGCGGGTTCTGCACACGCAGCACCACGTCCGTCCGCCGGCCGTCGTCGATCACGATGCGCAGGCTGGTGGTTTGCGCCGCACTCGTGAGGAGTGTTTCAAGACCTTCGATCATCTGCGGATTGTCCCAGCCTTCGAGCAGCTCGGCCAGCGCTTCTTGCAACGATTCGCGGCTCGACACCGCCTGACCCGACAACACCAGAGCCACTTCGTCGGCCTCGCGCGGCGGCAGGTGCGCTCGGAATGCCAAACCCAACGCCAACGGGTCGGCGTGACGCGGGTTGATCTTGCCCGAACCCCAGAGCGTCAGCCGATCAAACGGCCCCAGCGTCGGCGGGCTCTCGCGCATCACACGCTGCACCTCCTCGCGTTCCGACAATTGATCAAACGAGGCAAACGCCGGCCACCGGGCCTGCGCCCCCGAAGCGGTCAGCCCAAAGTCCTTGTACGCCCCGTCCGCGTCGAGGCTCAGCCCCTCGGCACCACCCGCCTCGGCGAAGCGATCCAGCTCGCGTGCAAATACCTCTTCACTCAACACCTTCTGCAGGCTGTTGAGGTTCGCTTTGGCGTCTTCGTTGGCCCAGCGCAGCTGCACCAGCTGATCCCCAAGCAACGCACGCCCCGCCACCACACCCGCGGGTCCCGCCGCCAAGCGGTCGCGCTGGGCAAGGATCGCTTCGTCGGCACTGCGCACCGCCAAGTCACGCTGCAGGCGATGCAGATCCAACGCCGCGGCCTGCTGCTGCGTGTGCACACGCAACGCCAAGCTCGCCAACGCCGTGCCGAGCACCGCCAAGACGGCCAGCACCAACAACAACACAAAGCCTTGGTCCCGCGTCTGTCTCATCAGCCCGCCCCCCCGCGTTGCCGGTCGGCCAGATTGAATCGCAGCGGCCGCACCCCGGGGTCCGCAAAACGCAGCACCACCCAACCCTGTCGATCCATCTCAAAGTCTGCAACACACGCCGCGACGAGTTCGCGCTGAGTCGGGGCGAGTTGGACTTGGCCGAGGCGCTGCTGTTCGCGGAACAACAACTGTGTGTCGGCGTCGATGCGATAGGTGACGCGCACCGCGTTGTGATCCGTGGTGCCGAGTTCGACATCTCGACCGCTCCAGCCCTCGATGCTCAGCTCCTGGTCGTCGTACACCGCCCAGAGCGCCTGGTCGAGGTCCGCCTTGATCTGTCCTTGAACGATATCGCGCCACGGCGTCGCTTCTTCGATCGGCGCATCATCCGCCAACCGACGCTCGCTGCGCACCACGCCGCCGAGCGCTTGGAACAACGCCGCCAGCAGCATGCCGGTTAATGCCAGCACGGCGAGCATCTCAATCAACGTGATCCCGTGTTCTCGCTTATTCACGGCCGCCCCCTTCCAACGCCAACGGCGTCGGCCGAACCACAAAACGCTCGACGGCCGCCAATTCCGGAGCCTGCTCGTCCGCCGCGGGATACACGCTCACCCGCCGCACCATCAGGCCCAGCGCATCCAGCGACGGCGGCTGCCGATCCTGCACCACCACGAAGAACTCGTCGGAGTAAAACGATCCCGGGCCGAGGACTTGCTCAGCCGCGTCATCACTCAACACCTCGAGCAACGCCACCGCTTCCTGGCGAAGTTCCGCACGCTGCGCCTGCTCGACCAGCCGCGACCGCGCCACCAGCGCCGCGGTCAACACGCCCGCCATCAACGCCAGCGCCGCGACCACTTCGATCAGCGTCAGTCCTCGTTGGCGAGAGCGATCAACCATCG
Protein-coding regions in this window:
- a CDS encoding prepilin-type N-terminal cleavage/methylation domain-containing protein, coding for MNKREHGITLIEMLAVLALTGMLLAALFQALGGVVRSERRLADDAPIEEATPWRDIVQGQIKADLDQALWAVYDDQELSIEGWSGRDVELGTTDHNAVRVTYRIDADTQLLFREQQRLGQVQLAPTQRELVAACVADFEMDRQGWVVLRFADPGVRPLRFNLADRQRGGAG
- a CDS encoding DUF1552 domain-containing protein, with product MSRKPWQLNRRTFLKGVGVSCMLPYLECMGAPAVASASAAGAPKRMCFVYFPNGVGLPPEDSPHRADWSWFPRGSGKDYTFTKTLEPLEPHRDKLSILGGLSHPNSRSVLGHIAGDTWLTGGDLRGSRYMNQVSVDQVAAQALAPHTRYPFLALSTDGGVGYKSRISTLSFDLSGNPIPSEHRQRDIFERYFSPNGGGTTEDRRKSLQQGQKIVDLVLEDSKRLSRHLGSQDKAKMDEYLSSLSSVEAQLQRNEQWLDIPLADFDASNLNLNVDATVDPEAYLRSTFDLMVLGFQIDLTRVMTFMMAREDGMGFGENFPMLALGIKKGHHKISHDKTKDHWIEWGRYDQWLTKQFAYFIDRMKNTHDEYGPLLDNTLTLYGSACSNTHNARNYPLVLAGGENLGLQHGEYTVFDEKHVPMSNLYVSMLNAVGIPTVSFADSNGPLPSVFA
- a CDS encoding hydroxypyruvate isomerase family protein, whose protein sequence is MIDRRGFLAAGLASTAGLAVSATGEVPSSVDALPTEPFNLLYAPHFGMFKHHAGDDLIDQLKFAHSLGFRAWEDNGMMKRDVATQEKIAATMSELGMTMGVFVAHAGFKDGLYVNGGSEARAFLQQQMREAVEVAKRVNAKWCTIVPGKFVNNLEWDYQTANVVDCLRAMAEVCEPEGLVMVLEPLNPWTNHPGLFLTKIPQAYAICEAVNSPSCKILDDLYHQQITEGNLIPNMEKAWKHIAYIQVGDNPGRKEPGTGEINYLNVFADLHRRGFKGIVGMEHGNSVDGKEGELRVINAYRQCDAFLG
- a CDS encoding type II secretion system protein; amino-acid sequence: MVDRSRQRGLTLIEVVAALALMAGVLTAALVARSRLVEQAQRAELRQEAVALLEVLSDDAAEQVLGPGSFYSDEFFVVVQDRQPPSLDALGLMVRRVSVYPAADEQAPELAAVERFVVRPTPLALEGGGRE
- a CDS encoding Gfo/Idh/MocA family protein, producing MKPSETPAIGRRDLLRAGLAAGAGLAVMPGLGTGRSAHGAVGANNRLNVALIGAHGRAGAHYATLKDENVVAVCDVNEKSIAFALEQFPNAAVYKDWRKALDHPGLDAVLCCTTDHTHAFIANWALNRDLHVYMEKPLAITVHEARTVRETYLGKQDKLATQVGMQRHAMPNFNRLRELIHDGGVGELKEVYAWGNRQIPKPGYLPGGHDIPSHIDWDLWLGPSPEHPYHPEYFSGRPGANCLNWNMYWDFGIGQMGDMGSHTMDLVWNVIDADLPTSIKSSSDEAFNPEVTPVQLRTSMNFPANDWRGPIRCTWFQGGAMPSSPSPWIDLNKIDHGAMFKGDKGFVVADFSRRLLIPNGKVTDMTHFAPRPEPELIEPLGNFQKQWTRACKEGDPKNTACNFEYSANMIESMCLGLAAFRAGEELQYDGKSGVVTNFPDANALLTKPYRDGWTLEG
- a CDS encoding DUF1592 domain-containing protein; translated protein: MPLLLRPAESHEIGWVHFLGRFHPLVLHMPIGAMFVLALLELLNLVRSKWNLDIACRIVLWVSVLSAVPAVLAGFLLASSGGYRESLLSQHQWLGWGTAILAVWLLYLRRVSLDRHGWIWLYRPLLLVNVALLSLAGHFGGSLTHGSDYLTAYMPETLQRYLGIGQDEEGEQEDVLELAATQNSLIDAQMFVDHIQPTMAKYCYGCHGEDKQKGDVRLDGLDWDMVHGPDAESWRSVLDMINSGEMPPKGKSQPNEDERRRLVDWMTESLAIAAKARRSEDKPAFRRLTRAQYTHSLNELLGLPIDFGQTLPPDAKSEMGFTNNAETLQASPLHIEYYQQIAREALDKAIVFGDQPEAQRWRVNIAKNSGKELPGAQFGGYQSVPVSSDDITVEVLDVNGQPMAGEGVERIQNKIGLGMRGSGSDRFSVTEKGINLYGALPHRERRPKSWQGPSPNLKILIKDIFPEEGPFVFRVKASRGEITPAAKEGFVTLRNPEPAAVREDSLIVRAEDYLELDNLEIDAEGWLRPIDVAADSRADYRFEVPKAGFYQLDFVHPYAGQDAMPSYRFVFDWRFRKQERLDLPDELREAGEITEAVSLVYLKQKEYLLMVGGPFFVGFKEVRLTPLPENHQAYKSLMKEAEKNRKAYGDSTPSLRAYAGTRTDDGMDYATFDAVRTVTAPPGEPETYEFQGYFENLPTPVFDPNASSDSFSNMMVIGLWNDFLVKHSSQSGPPLMVHSLELKTPAYAQWPPASHTQIFFDSPNRSDEEAYTREVVGAFAERAFRRELAAEEVEVYLDFWRNIEGNYDRYEDGVKEVLVAILCSPNFLYVFEADEEVDEDRGPWIDPHYMASKLAYFLWDSPPDAELSRLAQEGRLRDELPAQIERMVQDPKAWRMVRRFSEEWLRVDRLREMNTNVRRYPDFTRFVKADMAEETYHFMHEVLVNDLSIMNFIDSDFAMLNQNLAEFYGIEGVKGHDFRRVEILPSMHRGGLLSQGAFLTGHSDGTDGHPIKRAVWLKEKILGDPPPPPPPNVPELDPDTPGFENLTLKEQLALHRDKASCVDCHLKIDPYGVAFENYDAVGRFREQVQGERVDSTSTLPDGIEVRGVTGIKNYVLMAKRDHFTKALVEHLYAYALGRNVTFADEEEINDIVAAVKGDDYTFRSVFEHIVLSDSFTQH
- a CDS encoding tetratricopeptide repeat protein, whose product is MKQISTNTVVRSGLLLLVAGGLLVSIGCSSSSNASSRQVVVELSGDPQAAQSSFERGVQAVHLQDLEEAEKFFLLAIESDPRHGPAHNNLGKIYYQQDWLQDAAISFQRAIEFMPFRPEPANNLGLVMEIGLRLDDAVKQYEAAIALNPDDPDYLTNLVRARVKRGDDDARLRQQLWQIADNDEREVWVEWARQQIDRLD